One Deltaproteobacteria bacterium DNA window includes the following coding sequences:
- a CDS encoding alpha/beta hydrolase, producing the protein MFFLLLGCDGLLEKTVVCFPQKEHDGHPEDFGLKARDLFFKTRDRVSLHGWLFTAHPQGPYLLWCHGNAGNISHRLENIALLLAKGINVFIFDYRGYGKSEGSLSEQGFYQDTSAAWTCLLKEAPTSPSRTVLFGRSLGCSMAVDLALQVPAAGVILESGFPHLGAMAKVHYPFVFSEKLLAGRYPALAKISLLQMPVLLVHGTKDSIVPISLGRRLFQAAPEPKSFYEIPGADHNDTYLIGGPAYFQKIQETIQKWTNQ; encoded by the coding sequence ATGTTCTTCCTGCTTTTGGGCTGTGACGGGCTTTTAGAAAAAACAGTCGTCTGTTTTCCGCAAAAAGAACATGACGGACATCCCGAGGACTTCGGTCTTAAGGCCAGGGACCTCTTCTTTAAAACCAGAGATCGGGTCAGTCTCCACGGCTGGCTTTTTACCGCCCATCCCCAGGGACCTTATTTACTCTGGTGCCATGGCAATGCCGGCAATATCAGCCACCGTCTGGAAAACATCGCCTTGCTTCTGGCCAAGGGAATCAATGTCTTTATCTTTGATTACCGGGGTTATGGAAAAAGCGAAGGGTCCCTTTCGGAACAGGGTTTTTATCAGGACACCTCCGCGGCCTGGACCTGCCTTCTTAAAGAAGCCCCGACCTCCCCTTCCCGGACCGTTCTCTTCGGCCGGTCCCTGGGATGTTCCATGGCCGTGGATCTGGCCCTTCAGGTCCCGGCGGCCGGGGTGATTCTGGAATCCGGTTTCCCCCACCTGGGGGCCATGGCCAAAGTTCACTATCCGTTTGTCTTCAGTGAAAAACTATTAGCCGGCCGTTATCCGGCCCTTGCCAAAATCAGCCTTCTCCAGATGCCTGTCCTTTTGGTGCATGGGACTAAGGATAGTATCGTTCCAATCTCCCTGGGCCGCAGGCTCTTTCAAGCCGCCCCCGAGCCTAAATCCTTTTATGAAATCCCCGGGGCCGATCATAACGATACTTATCTGATCGGCGGCCCGGCCTACTTTCAAAAAATCCAGGAGACTATTCAAAAATGGACGAATCAATAG
- a CDS encoding amidohydrolase family protein yields MDESIGSMNRNQKKIFLCIVFLSFFLGVELTGKSLAQPPSPGSPEKTAPAHEIAYIDAHNHLSGLGRPGFPSDFPGAARTALAEMDQLGIGKILVMPPPFSPGHRGMFDIDDLVPVIQAYPDRLAALGGGGSLNVMIQAAGKSNSISPELKDEFVKTAEAILSKGAVGFGELAVEHFSFRPEHPYESTPADHPLFLLLADIAARYNVPMDIHMEAVPKDMPLPDRKIFRRSGNNPKTLKANIPAFERLLTHNRKTKIIWAHVGWCNTGFRTPVLCRELFSKHPNLYMSFKLAPESLPETRPISEDKQTIKPEWLQLIKDFPDRFIIGTDQFYAAPGSRQIGPQKTEATKRLMTLLPPDLAGRIGVANPIRIFSLKE; encoded by the coding sequence ATGGACGAATCAATAGGCAGTATGAATCGAAACCAGAAAAAAATATTCCTCTGCATCGTATTCCTTTCATTTTTCCTGGGGGTTGAATTGACCGGAAAATCCCTGGCCCAGCCACCATCACCAGGGTCTCCGGAGAAAACCGCTCCCGCCCATGAAATCGCTTATATTGATGCCCATAACCATCTCTCTGGCCTCGGCCGGCCCGGTTTTCCTTCGGACTTTCCCGGTGCAGCCCGCACCGCCCTGGCTGAAATGGATCAACTGGGCATTGGAAAGATTCTGGTCATGCCCCCGCCCTTTTCTCCGGGGCACAGGGGAATGTTTGATATAGACGATCTGGTTCCTGTGATCCAGGCCTATCCGGATCGCCTGGCGGCCTTGGGGGGCGGCGGTAGCCTCAATGTCATGATCCAGGCGGCTGGAAAATCGAATTCCATCAGCCCGGAATTAAAAGACGAATTCGTGAAAACGGCCGAAGCAATTCTTTCCAAGGGGGCCGTCGGGTTCGGAGAACTGGCCGTAGAGCATTTTTCCTTCAGGCCCGAACATCCCTATGAATCGACACCGGCAGATCATCCCCTTTTCCTGCTGTTGGCCGATATAGCCGCCAGATATAATGTGCCCATGGATATTCACATGGAGGCCGTTCCAAAAGACATGCCCCTTCCCGACCGAAAGATCTTCAGGAGATCCGGCAACAACCCCAAAACACTTAAAGCAAATATCCCGGCCTTTGAAAGATTGCTGACCCATAACCGCAAGACCAAAATCATTTGGGCCCACGTCGGCTGGTGCAACACGGGATTCCGGACCCCGGTCCTTTGCCGGGAACTGTTTAGCAAACACCCCAATCTCTATATGAGTTTTAAGCTGGCCCCGGAAAGTCTCCCGGAGACCAGGCCCATCAGCGAAGATAAACAAACCATAAAGCCGGAATGGCTCCAGTTGATAAAAGATTTCCCCGATCGCTTTATTATCGGCACCGACCAGTTTTATGCCGCACCGGGTTCCCGCCAGATCGGCCCCCAAAAAACAGAAGCCACCAAGCGATTGATGACCCTTTTGCCCCCGGACCTGGCCGGCCGCATAGGCGTTGCAAACCCGATACGGATATTTAGTCTGAAAGAATAA